Proteins from a genomic interval of Chroococcidiopsis thermalis PCC 7203:
- a CDS encoding creatininase family protein: protein MLLHLSTWLEVEAYLEHSQGVIMPIGSTEQHGPTGLIGTDAICAEAIAKGVGEATQALVAPTINIGMALHHTAFPGSMSLRPSTMIQVVKEYVTCLAKARFTKFFFINGHGGNIATLKAAFSETYAHLADLNLPHADNVKCYLGNWFMCGSVYQLAKELYGDKEGSHATPSEVALTQYVYPEAIKQAPLSPEVGRGYKIYGAEDFRRRYPDGRMGSDPALATPEHGKQFYELAVKELSHTYLEFVNGE, encoded by the coding sequence ATGTTATTGCATCTGAGTACCTGGCTGGAAGTAGAAGCATATCTAGAGCATTCCCAAGGCGTAATTATGCCGATTGGTTCTACAGAGCAACATGGACCTACAGGACTGATTGGAACGGATGCGATTTGTGCAGAAGCGATCGCTAAAGGAGTAGGAGAGGCGACGCAAGCACTGGTTGCACCTACAATCAACATTGGGATGGCACTGCACCACACTGCTTTTCCTGGTTCTATGAGCCTGCGACCCAGCACGATGATTCAGGTGGTGAAAGAATACGTGACTTGTCTAGCAAAGGCTAGATTTACTAAATTCTTCTTTATCAACGGTCACGGTGGTAACATTGCCACTCTTAAAGCAGCATTTTCCGAAACCTACGCTCATTTAGCCGACCTCAACCTACCTCATGCTGATAACGTCAAGTGCTACCTGGGTAACTGGTTTATGTGCGGCTCTGTCTACCAGCTAGCAAAAGAATTATACGGTGACAAAGAAGGTTCTCACGCTACGCCAAGCGAAGTTGCACTCACCCAGTACGTTTATCCAGAAGCAATCAAACAAGCGCCTCTATCGCCAGAAGTGGGGAGAGGATATAAAATTTACGGTGCAGAAGATTTCCGCCGTCGTTATCCTGATGGCAGAATGGGTTCCGATCCCGCCTTAGCAACCCCCGAACACGGGAAGCAGTTCTATGAGTTGGCGGTGAAGGAGTTGAGTCATACTTATCTAGAATTTGTGAATGGAGAGTAG
- a CDS encoding bifunctional 4-hydroxy-2-oxoglutarate aldolase/2-dehydro-3-deoxy-phosphogluconate aldolase has protein sequence MFNDSWLKLLQQNRAIAVIRANKIELGCQMAKAVAAGGMQLIEVTWNSDRPAELISQLRRELPACTIGTGTILTLEQLQQAIASGAQFLFTPHVDSVLIQAAVARGIPIVPGALSPTEIVTAWMVGASCVKVFPVQALGGVSYIKSLQAPLGNIPLIPTGGVSLENAKEFIAAGAIAVGLSGQLFPKSFIEAENWEAIAQLAKTLMLDVFERES, from the coding sequence ATGTTTAACGATTCATGGTTGAAGTTATTGCAGCAAAATAGAGCGATCGCTGTGATCCGTGCCAATAAAATTGAGCTAGGTTGTCAAATGGCAAAAGCGGTAGCAGCAGGAGGAATGCAGTTAATCGAAGTTACTTGGAATAGCGATCGCCCCGCCGAGTTGATTTCGCAACTGCGTCGCGAGTTACCTGCTTGTACAATTGGTACGGGAACGATTCTAACTTTAGAACAACTACAACAGGCGATCGCCTCTGGAGCGCAATTTCTCTTCACTCCCCATGTCGATTCTGTCTTAATTCAAGCTGCTGTAGCTCGGGGTATACCGATCGTACCAGGGGCGCTCTCTCCCACAGAAATTGTCACGGCGTGGATGGTGGGAGCGAGTTGCGTTAAAGTGTTTCCCGTGCAAGCACTAGGAGGCGTTAGCTATATTAAGAGCCTACAAGCACCGTTGGGAAATATTCCTTTAATTCCTACAGGTGGAGTCTCGTTAGAAAATGCTAAAGAATTTATTGCAGCGGGTGCGATCGCGGTAGGCTTATCCGGTCAGTTATTTCCCAAAAGTTTTATTGAAGCAGAAAATTGGGAGGCGATCGCGCAATTGGCTAAAACTTTGATGTTGGATGTGTTTGAGCGGGAGTCGTAG
- a CDS encoding DUF2382 domain-containing protein, whose translation MALHKISDFDPDYRSSFDDRDMKGYSVYSENDEKIGSVSDILVDEEGRFRYFIVDLGFWIFGKKVLLPMGRARIDYNADRIYVTGLTREQAENLPEYNEHDSVDYDYEERVRGVYRTPNYGTASTIGTMGTMGSTAAAPVEREATLDATAPLDATAPLDPSRSNAGYTAAAASYNRDTYKYDDHDSDLYNLNEQNHQSLKLYEERLIANKRRVKTGEVTIGKHVEIETERVAVPVEKERVVIERVTPTDAGRPVAPGEVDFREGEVARMEVYEETPEIRKEAFVREEVKVKKVVDHQTVNAEETIRREELDVNTGNLPVDENRDRI comes from the coding sequence ATGGCTTTGCATAAAATCTCAGATTTCGATCCCGATTATCGCAGCAGCTTTGACGATCGCGATATGAAGGGTTACTCTGTGTATTCAGAAAATGATGAAAAGATTGGCTCAGTTAGTGACATTTTAGTAGATGAAGAAGGGCGCTTCCGCTATTTTATAGTAGATCTAGGTTTTTGGATTTTTGGCAAAAAAGTTTTGTTGCCAATGGGTCGCGCCAGAATTGATTACAATGCAGACCGCATATATGTAACTGGTTTGACTCGCGAACAAGCAGAAAATTTACCAGAGTATAACGAACACGATTCAGTCGATTACGACTACGAAGAGAGAGTCAGAGGAGTTTATCGTACCCCAAATTATGGTACAGCAAGTACGATAGGTACGATGGGTACGATGGGTTCAACCGCAGCTGCTCCAGTCGAGCGTGAGGCTACACTTGATGCAACTGCACCACTTGATGCAACTGCACCCCTAGATCCATCTCGTTCTAATGCAGGCTACACAGCAGCAGCAGCTAGCTACAATCGCGACACGTACAAGTATGACGACCACGATTCAGACTTGTACAATCTTAACGAGCAAAACCACCAGAGTCTCAAACTCTACGAAGAAAGATTGATTGCCAACAAGCGTCGCGTCAAGACTGGGGAAGTTACAATTGGCAAGCATGTAGAGATTGAAACAGAGAGAGTTGCAGTACCCGTAGAAAAAGAGCGAGTTGTCATCGAGCGCGTGACACCGACGGATGCTGGTAGACCTGTAGCACCTGGCGAAGTAGACTTCCGTGAGGGAGAAGTAGCACGGATGGAAGTTTATGAAGAAACGCCTGAAATTCGTAAAGAAGCGTTCGTGCGTGAAGAAGTTAAAGTGAAAAAGGTCGTAGATCATCAAACTGTTAATGCCGAAGAAACCATCCGCCGCGAAGAGTTGGATGTAAATACTGGCAACTTACCAGTTGATGAAAACCGCGATCGCATCTAA
- a CDS encoding DUF2382 domain-containing protein gives MIYPTSDRSHFNFLVEKLRKKLKSFFVVNLQGDRIGIVKDIIVDRQQQLQLIVSSKVGNLASNLQINSKQIRKIEVADKVVAVDFTFVPEEIERVTQEPDRELHSSSSQDIMMTGDRLEVATNEPLVRQLEVVPPELSVPMTSEIDNQANTQLSSSQDLSTEEIIKLLAERVVVERKKRKVGEVIVRKEIETRMVEVPVRYEKLIVEQVNPEHKQIAEINLGQETLADRKLNSWGVGEKNQSVGELTVTGRFDSPKVASLLLNAIARERQHGCQQIRVEIVVDSPEKQKLYQEWCDRCSQ, from the coding sequence ATGATATATCCAACGTCCGATCGCAGCCATTTCAATTTCTTGGTGGAAAAACTCAGAAAGAAATTAAAGAGTTTCTTCGTCGTAAATTTGCAAGGAGATCGAATTGGCATAGTAAAGGATATCATTGTAGATCGCCAACAGCAGTTACAATTGATCGTGTCTTCTAAGGTTGGTAACTTAGCTTCAAACTTGCAAATCAACAGTAAGCAAATACGAAAAATTGAAGTAGCAGATAAAGTTGTAGCAGTCGATTTTACATTTGTACCTGAAGAAATAGAGCGAGTCACTCAAGAACCCGACCGAGAACTGCATTCAAGTAGCAGTCAAGACATAATGATGACAGGCGATCGCTTAGAAGTTGCTACTAACGAACCTTTAGTAAGGCAATTGGAAGTTGTACCACCGGAACTATCAGTACCTATGACCAGCGAAATAGACAACCAAGCTAACACCCAATTGAGTTCATCTCAAGACTTATCAACAGAAGAGATTATTAAATTACTAGCAGAAAGAGTAGTAGTAGAGCGAAAAAAACGTAAAGTTGGCGAAGTTATTGTCCGCAAAGAAATAGAAACGCGGATGGTAGAAGTACCAGTACGGTATGAGAAGCTGATTGTAGAACAGGTTAATCCAGAACACAAGCAAATAGCTGAAATTAATTTAGGACAAGAAACTCTTGCCGATCGCAAATTGAATTCCTGGGGTGTTGGTGAAAAAAACCAAAGTGTAGGTGAATTGACAGTAACAGGTAGATTTGATTCGCCTAAAGTTGCCAGTTTATTATTAAACGCGATCGCCCGCGAACGCCAACATGGATGTCAGCAAATTCGAGTTGAAATTGTCGTAGACAGTCCAGAAAAACAAAAGCTCTATCAAGAATGGTGCGATCGCTGTTCTCAGTAA